A genomic segment from Gemmatimonadota bacterium encodes:
- a CDS encoding M20/M25/M40 family metallo-hydrolase codes for TPFSHNRERNLMDSVQLTRESVSFNSTSYLSNVDCSNAMAESMRKAGLAVERIPYTDPSGVPKLNLVGKKGNGTGGLALMGHNDVVPAEGWAWDPFEVVEKGSRIYGRGVADMKGSVACMIATASRFSINELKHPIYVVVTGDEEINCGGADVVAQKSEVLKESDVRYGIIGEPTLLDVVHAHKGSVKISVTATGKATHSSTGTGINANHKLIPFLNDMLAIDRELQTDEKYLNHAFTPPHATLNTVIHGGEQASNITTPESGATLNMRPMPGQDFAPLLDRIRTLAEEREVHVDIYDGLAPLHTPVESRIVQEALSVTNKNEPKTVAYGTDGMIFGKTMELVVLGPGNIQQAHTIDEWIEIEQLHQAVDTFSEMVRRFCS; via the coding sequence CTACCCCATTCAGCCATAATCGGGAAAGAAACCTTATGGACTCCGTACAACTCACGCGCGAATCTGTATCCTTCAACTCAACCAGCTATTTGAGCAACGTAGATTGCTCAAATGCCATGGCAGAAAGTATGCGCAAAGCTGGCCTCGCGGTCGAACGCATCCCCTACACAGACCCCAGCGGCGTTCCCAAACTGAACCTCGTCGGAAAAAAAGGAAATGGCACCGGTGGCCTCGCCCTGATGGGACACAACGACGTCGTACCCGCCGAAGGGTGGGCCTGGGACCCCTTTGAAGTCGTCGAAAAGGGCTCCCGCATTTACGGACGCGGCGTAGCCGACATGAAAGGTTCGGTCGCCTGCATGATCGCCACGGCAAGCCGTTTCTCCATCAACGAACTCAAACACCCCATCTACGTGGTTGTCACCGGAGATGAAGAAATCAACTGCGGAGGCGCCGATGTCGTCGCCCAAAAATCCGAGGTATTAAAAGAATCCGATGTGCGCTACGGCATTATTGGCGAACCGACCCTGCTCGACGTGGTACACGCCCATAAAGGCTCGGTCAAAATCAGCGTCACAGCCACGGGAAAAGCCACGCACAGCAGCACGGGAACAGGCATCAACGCCAATCACAAACTCATCCCCTTCCTCAACGACATGCTCGCCATAGACCGCGAACTCCAAACCGACGAAAAATACCTTAACCACGCCTTCACACCCCCACACGCCACCCTCAACACCGTCATACACGGGGGGGAACAAGCATCGAACATCACCACGCCAGAAAGCGGGGCAACCCTCAACATGCGCCCCATGCCGGGACAGGATTTCGCGCCCTTGCTCGACAGAATCAGAACACTGGCCGAAGAACGCGAAGTCCACGTCGATATCTACGACGGCCTCGCTCCACTCCACACCCCGGTGGAATCTCGCATCGTGCAAGAAGCCCTCTCCGTCACAAATAAGAACGAACCCAAAACCGTAGCTTATGGCACCGATGGCATGATCTTTGGCAAGACCATGGAACTCGTCGTACTCGGCCCCGGCAATATTCAACAGGCACACACCATTGATGAATGGATCGAAATCGAACAACTCCATCAAGCTGTGGATACCTTCTCAGAAATGGTGCGGCGGTTTTGTAGTTAG
- a CDS encoding phospholipase D-like domain-containing protein → MKILTTSCEINREITRLLAECSSCQIAVAWATIGFKVFDLLKTHKAKIERMIVGTHFYQTHPDFIESFITHKNVHFIKATDEVFHPKVYYFQMSSNRWECIIGSANLTRGGFERNDEVAILVTDEDRDSSDTQAELFDALDKYWRKTPILDKSDLEAYRQAWKRKRPIVQKLEGKFGLENTDQGDGGKSPLEIPVLSKTWREYFNCIKVENKYFKKEKICLETRLKVIQSARNLFDNHVHFCDMNDINRRKIAGLIDGSDDGVNYLLFGSMRGAGKFQNVINNNDKHLSQALDLIPASGYISKNMYLKYIDEYLKAFPEGRHGIATATRLLTLKRPDIFVCLTKNNQERLCQDFSIKKSVTYEAYWDSIIERIKESTWGNAPCPKSKIELQVWRARAAFLDSIYYVK, encoded by the coding sequence ATGAAAATTCTAACGACATCCTGCGAGATCAATAGGGAAATAACTCGACTTCTTGCAGAATGTTCCTCCTGCCAAATTGCCGTTGCCTGGGCCACGATTGGATTCAAGGTCTTCGATCTATTAAAAACACACAAAGCAAAGATCGAAAGAATGATCGTGGGTACGCATTTTTATCAAACTCATCCAGATTTTATCGAATCATTTATCACGCACAAGAATGTCCATTTCATCAAAGCCACGGATGAGGTCTTTCACCCAAAGGTGTACTACTTCCAAATGAGTTCCAACCGCTGGGAATGTATCATCGGCAGTGCCAACCTTACCCGCGGCGGATTTGAAAGGAACGATGAAGTAGCTATCCTGGTTACAGATGAGGACCGTGATAGCTCTGATACCCAGGCGGAATTGTTCGATGCTTTGGATAAATATTGGAGAAAAACACCTATACTTGACAAAAGCGACTTAGAAGCCTACAGACAAGCGTGGAAGCGGAAACGGCCGATAGTGCAGAAACTCGAGGGAAAATTTGGTCTTGAAAACACTGATCAGGGTGACGGAGGAAAATCCCCTTTAGAAATACCAGTCCTGAGCAAGACATGGCGGGAATACTTCAATTGTATCAAGGTGGAAAATAAGTATTTTAAAAAAGAAAAAATCTGCCTGGAAACACGCTTGAAAGTCATTCAGAGCGCGAGAAATCTATTCGATAACCACGTCCACTTCTGCGATATGAACGACATTAATCGACGAAAGATAGCCGGTTTAATTGACGGGAGCGATGATGGTGTGAACTACCTATTGTTCGGGAGTATGAGAGGAGCAGGGAAGTTTCAAAATGTAATCAACAACAATGATAAACATTTATCACAAGCACTTGATTTAATACCAGCGTCAGGCTACATTTCAAAAAATATGTATCTCAAATACATTGATGAGTACCTCAAAGCATTCCCAGAAGGAAGGCATGGGATTGCTACCGCAACCCGCTTGCTGACCCTGAAGCGACCTGACATCTTCGTGTGTTTGACCAAAAACAACCAAGAGCGATTGTGCCAAGATTTTTCTATAAAAAAAAGCGTCACTTATGAGGCATATTGGGATTCGATTATAGAACGAATTAAGGAATCAACGTGGGGGAATGCTCCGTGTCCCAAATCCAAAATTGAGTTACAGGTCTGGCGGGCACGGGCAGCATTTTTGGATTCGATTTATTACGTAAAGTGA
- a CDS encoding clan AA aspartic protease: MITGHVTVYREAVISLSVQGSEGQSREIDAVIDTGFNGFLTLPASLIQELGLVWRRRGRAMLADGSDSLFDIYEATVTWDDRPRRIAVDEVNSDPLIGMSLLYGYELTVQVVDGGRVVINPLP; encoded by the coding sequence ATGATAACCGGTCATGTTACTGTATATCGCGAGGCTGTTATATCTCTGAGCGTGCAAGGATCTGAAGGTCAAAGCAGGGAGATCGATGCAGTTATCGACACGGGATTCAATGGCTTCTTGACGCTTCCAGCATCGCTTATTCAGGAACTGGGTCTTGTTTGGCGTCGGCGGGGGCGGGCTATGCTGGCTGACGGTAGTGATAGTCTTTTCGATATCTACGAAGCTACCGTTACATGGGATGATAGGCCCCGACGAATTGCTGTGGACGAAGTAAACAGTGATCCACTTATTGGCATGTCCCTGCTCTACGGCTATGAGTTGACTGTTCAAGTCGTAGATGGAGGCCGTGTGGTTATCAATCCGCTGCCGTAG
- a CDS encoding MoaD/ThiS family protein yields the protein MPEVWIPSLMRKLTDGQEKVVVGGNTLREVIENLDAQFPGIKDRVVYEDYRIAPGLAVAIDGVVTEEGLRTQIPPNSEVHFVTSIAGG from the coding sequence ATGCCTGAAGTGTGGATTCCTTCGCTGATGCGCAAATTGACCGATGGGCAGGAGAAGGTGGTTGTTGGTGGCAATACCTTGCGAGAGGTGATCGAAAATCTGGATGCACAATTTCCCGGTATTAAAGATCGGGTGGTGTACGAGGATTATCGGATTGCACCTGGACTGGCTGTTGCGATTGATGGCGTTGTCACCGAAGAGGGTTTGCGGACGCAAATACCCCCCAATAGCGAGGTTCATTTCGTGACGTCGATTGCAGGTGGGTAA
- a CDS encoding xanthine dehydrogenase family protein molybdopterin-binding subunit: MAIPQEDYLGITDYKVVGTRPVRHDGADKVTGRAIYGTDLNLPDMLHARVLRSPHAHARIKSIDTSKAEALEGVRAVVTGQDLALNAEEQLADLGEEVVRVKDMCAAVLAREKVLYQGYPVAAVAATNVHIAEEALDLIEVEYEVLPHVLDVREAMKDDAPLVHEDQRTNSMGERSENFSNVASHFRTELGDIEQGFAEADVIVEREFLTDMVHQGYIEPQNATVLWNADGVVTIWCSNQGAFGVRDQTARILGIPVSQIKVVPLEIGGGFGGKIKAYLEPIAALLSRKTGHPVKMIMTRTEVLQATGPTSGSWIRVKMGATNDGKLVAAESELVYEAGAFSGSPVGAGARNMLAPYVIPHVLVDGYDVVNNKPSSSAYRAPGTTNAAFAVETVVDELAEKLGADPLEFRLSNSAKEGTRRADGPVNKRIGHEECVRAAVSSNHYQTVLNGKYRGRGVASGFWGNGGGVSSAAASVNDDGTINLVEGSTDIGGTRTSVAMQMAEVLGISEQQIRPQVGDTDSIGYTGVTGGSRTTFATGWAAYKCAQDIKEQMMARAAILWEISEDDVEFDQAVFRSKSDPSKSITFKDLAAKLDSTGGPVMGRATAKPTGVGGAYAVAIVDVEVDPDTGKVDILRASIFQDAGKAIYPPYVEGQMQGGVAQAIGWALNEEYVYDEDGILRNSSLLDYRMPTCLDLPMIDAHIVEVPNPGHPYGVRGVGEVPIVPPTAAVANAIYDAIGLRLTELPMSPPRVLEAWWDKNGGNGSA; the protein is encoded by the coding sequence ATGGCGATTCCACAGGAAGATTATTTGGGTATTACGGATTATAAGGTCGTGGGGACGCGGCCCGTGCGGCACGATGGCGCAGATAAGGTGACGGGCAGGGCGATTTACGGTACGGACCTCAATTTGCCCGATATGTTGCATGCCAGAGTTTTGCGAAGCCCGCATGCACACGCTCGGATTAAGTCGATTGATACGAGCAAGGCCGAAGCGCTTGAAGGCGTGCGCGCGGTTGTTACAGGGCAGGATTTGGCGCTCAATGCCGAGGAGCAGTTGGCCGATTTGGGCGAAGAGGTGGTGCGCGTTAAAGATATGTGTGCGGCAGTGTTGGCACGCGAGAAGGTGCTCTATCAGGGGTATCCCGTGGCGGCGGTGGCGGCGACCAATGTCCATATTGCCGAAGAAGCGCTGGATTTGATTGAAGTAGAGTACGAGGTGTTGCCCCATGTGCTGGATGTGCGGGAGGCGATGAAGGATGATGCCCCTCTGGTACATGAAGATCAGAGAACCAATTCGATGGGCGAGAGGAGCGAGAATTTCAGCAATGTGGCGTCGCATTTTCGCACGGAATTGGGCGATATCGAACAGGGATTTGCCGAAGCCGATGTGATTGTCGAGCGCGAGTTTCTCACGGATATGGTGCATCAGGGCTATATTGAACCGCAAAATGCCACGGTGTTGTGGAATGCCGATGGCGTGGTGACGATCTGGTGCAGCAATCAGGGTGCGTTTGGCGTGCGGGATCAGACTGCGAGAATTTTGGGCATTCCCGTGTCGCAAATTAAGGTTGTGCCCCTGGAGATTGGCGGGGGATTTGGCGGGAAGATCAAAGCGTATTTGGAACCGATTGCCGCGCTGTTGTCGAGAAAGACCGGGCATCCGGTGAAAATGATTATGACCCGCACTGAGGTCTTGCAGGCGACTGGCCCGACGTCGGGTTCGTGGATTCGGGTTAAGATGGGGGCGACCAATGATGGCAAGCTCGTTGCTGCCGAGAGTGAGTTGGTGTATGAGGCTGGGGCTTTTTCTGGCAGTCCCGTGGGCGCGGGCGCGCGCAATATGCTGGCGCCTTATGTGATTCCACATGTTCTGGTGGATGGTTATGATGTGGTGAACAACAAGCCTTCCTCTTCGGCTTATCGGGCGCCGGGCACGACGAATGCGGCTTTTGCCGTTGAAACGGTGGTGGATGAACTCGCCGAGAAATTGGGGGCCGATCCGCTGGAATTTCGGTTGAGCAATTCTGCAAAAGAAGGCACGCGCCGCGCAGATGGCCCTGTGAATAAGCGCATTGGGCACGAGGAATGTGTTCGCGCTGCGGTCTCTTCTAACCACTATCAAACGGTGCTCAATGGAAAATATCGCGGTCGCGGTGTGGCGTCTGGTTTCTGGGGCAATGGGGGCGGTGTTTCGAGTGCGGCTGCGAGTGTGAATGACGATGGCACGATCAATCTGGTGGAGGGATCGACAGATATTGGGGGTACGCGCACGTCGGTTGCGATGCAGATGGCCGAAGTGCTGGGTATTTCAGAGCAACAGATTCGTCCACAGGTGGGCGATACGGATTCGATTGGCTATACGGGTGTGACAGGTGGTTCGCGCACGACATTTGCTACTGGTTGGGCGGCTTATAAATGCGCGCAGGATATCAAAGAGCAGATGATGGCGCGTGCGGCGATCCTTTGGGAGATTTCCGAGGATGATGTCGAGTTCGATCAGGCTGTGTTCCGCTCGAAGTCCGATCCGTCGAAGTCGATTACGTTTAAAGATCTGGCGGCCAAGCTCGATTCAACGGGTGGGCCGGTGATGGGGCGCGCCACGGCAAAACCCACAGGTGTTGGAGGTGCTTATGCGGTGGCGATTGTGGATGTGGAGGTTGATCCCGATACGGGCAAAGTAGATATTTTGCGTGCGTCGATTTTCCAGGATGCGGGGAAAGCGATTTATCCGCCTTATGTGGAGGGGCAGATGCAGGGCGGCGTGGCGCAGGCGATTGGTTGGGCGCTCAATGAAGAGTATGTGTACGACGAAGATGGCATTTTGCGGAATAGCAGCTTGTTGGATTATCGCATGCCGACGTGTTTGGATTTGCCGATGATTGATGCGCATATTGTCGAGGTTCCCAATCCGGGGCATCCTTACGGTGTGCGCGGGGTGGGAGAGGTGCCGATTGTGCCACCCACAGCAGCGGTTGCCAATGCGATTTACGATGCGATTGGCCTGCGTCTGACAGAGTTGCCCATGTCGCCTCCGCGCGTGTTGGAAGCCTGGTGGGATAAAAACGGTGGAAACGGCTCGGCCTGA
- a CDS encoding NAD(P)-dependent oxidoreductase — protein sequence MDKIGFVGLGIMGKPMCHNLLKAGFDVTFYARRDEVVAEMEGAGATYVPSSQAVGEATDIIITIVTADPEVREVILGDQGVLTGASKGDLIVDMSTISPLTIQGVAEEASQKGVRVMDAPVSGGDIGAINGTLTIIAGGAKADFDRCKGIFDAMGNSENIFHVGDVGVGQTVKIVNQLLGGITMAAIAEGLTLGVKAGADPEVMRQVISVSSGNSSAFQARVADFVFKDDYAPGFMLDLMKKDIGIGVEMGRAMNVPVPLGAVAYQMYAAASSLGAGALDFSAVTKTIETLSGIKISDA from the coding sequence ATGGACAAGATAGGGTTTGTCGGTTTGGGAATTATGGGTAAGCCTATGTGTCACAATCTATTGAAGGCCGGTTTTGATGTGACGTTTTATGCGCGGCGAGATGAGGTCGTGGCCGAGATGGAGGGCGCGGGGGCGACTTATGTGCCTTCGTCACAGGCGGTGGGCGAGGCAACGGATATTATTATTACGATTGTGACGGCTGATCCCGAGGTGCGCGAGGTCATTTTGGGCGATCAGGGGGTTTTGACCGGGGCGTCAAAGGGAGATCTCATTGTAGATATGAGTACGATTTCGCCGCTGACGATTCAGGGTGTGGCAGAGGAGGCATCGCAAAAAGGGGTTCGCGTGATGGATGCGCCAGTGAGTGGCGGAGATATTGGGGCGATTAACGGTACGCTGACTATTATTGCGGGTGGGGCAAAGGCCGATTTTGATCGCTGTAAGGGGATTTTTGACGCGATGGGCAATAGCGAGAATATTTTTCATGTGGGGGATGTCGGCGTGGGGCAAACGGTTAAAATTGTCAATCAGTTGCTCGGCGGTATTACGATGGCGGCGATTGCAGAGGGGCTTACATTGGGCGTTAAAGCAGGTGCTGATCCCGAGGTGATGCGGCAGGTGATTAGCGTGAGTTCGGGGAATTCATCGGCTTTTCAGGCGCGTGTTGCAGATTTTGTGTTCAAGGATGATTACGCGCCGGGGTTTATGCTCGATTTGATGAAGAAGGATATTGGTATTGGCGTGGAGATGGGACGCGCAATGAATGTGCCCGTGCCCCTGGGAGCCGTGGCTTATCAGATGTATGCGGCCGCCAGTAGCCTGGGTGCTGGTGCACTCGATTTTTCAGCCGTGACAAAGACTATTGAGACCCTGTCGGGTATTAAGATCAGCGATGCGTGA